A section of the Campylobacter porcelli genome encodes:
- a CDS encoding DEAD/DEAH box helicase family protein gives MTIIQEVNADNENKERVDLVVFVNGVAFACMEIKSNYSGQDYKDAIRQYKEDRNPQNRLFDNRLGAIVFFALDLYECYMTTKLEKFKTKFLPFNKGKGSGKGMGAGNDDIEGKISNVWYLWEEVLVRDNIIDLIKNFIFDDKGVMIFPRYHQMDLVHKVKSDILKNSEYKNYLIQHSAGSGKTKSIAWLAYMLASLYKNGSVRYESVIIVTDRIVVDRQLQNEINKIKHQEGFIKALGDENSSRDLKDAIKNSVKIIISTIQKFSYIKDELKNFDTKCAVIIDEAHSSTSGSNMEALIDTLSSEFSAKNKPKNISLFGFTATPKESTLQIFGKEINGMFVPFHLYSMKQAIEEGYILNVLDNYTTYNTLYNIVLKSSDKEVEQNQAKRKIRDIIRHNTDIIKSRVAVIAEHFASSGSALLGSKAKAMVVCEDIESVIRYYYAFCEYCKSHGYDFKPLIAFSGQKEIDGAEYSESEINGISEVSLPSEFNKDERRVLFVANKYQTGFDQNKLCIMYVIKALSGITAVQTLSRLNRICPEFPHKTTFVLDFVNKFDDIMKSFEPYYTQTMLKDGIDMADLLDIDAKIDGYNILMPLEEKMVADAIFNKDDNTQKMVRPYFTKAITQINNLDDKHKIEFKGLLTNYKKIFLHLKIIFGDNFSDKLNNRYIFIEILLKQLINVNRSSENIDIDIGVINVQVLKDETHKGVKVVPDPVMEMSDFGSMKIGSNKLEKLSEIIKKINDNLSLNMEKNSQIQAIINISEQLLNSTKLQSGAKNNSKNDFTKLYNDEIANILTDNYNDMQFGALYGQLLKNKTYINEIFTPLIDNIYDILEKR, from the coding sequence ATCACAATAATACAAGAAGTAAATGCCGATAATGAGAATAAAGAGCGTGTGGATTTAGTGGTTTTTGTCAATGGTGTGGCGTTTGCTTGTATGGAGATTAAAAGCAACTATTCAGGGCAGGATTATAAAGATGCTATAAGGCAGTATAAAGAGGATAGAAATCCGCAAAATAGGCTATTTGATAATAGGCTTGGTGCGATTGTGTTTTTTGCTTTGGATCTATATGAATGCTATATGACTACAAAGCTAGAAAAATTCAAGACTAAATTTCTACCTTTTAACAAAGGCAAAGGCAGCGGCAAGGGCATGGGCGCTGGAAATGATGATATAGAAGGCAAAATAAGCAATGTATGGTATCTATGGGAAGAGGTGTTAGTAAGGGATAATATAATTGATTTGATTAAAAATTTTATATTTGATGATAAGGGGGTTATGATTTTCCCACGCTATCATCAGATGGATCTAGTACATAAAGTAAAAAGCGATATTTTGAAAAATTCAGAGTATAAAAACTACTTAATCCAGCATAGCGCAGGATCTGGCAAGACTAAAAGCATAGCTTGGCTGGCATATATGCTAGCATCTTTGTATAAAAATGGCTCTGTAAGATATGAAAGCGTGATAATCGTAACCGATAGAATAGTAGTAGATAGACAATTACAAAATGAGATAAACAAGATCAAGCATCAAGAAGGATTTATAAAAGCTCTTGGCGATGAAAATAGCTCAAGAGATTTAAAAGATGCTATAAAAAATAGTGTAAAAATCATAATTTCTACAATCCAAAAATTCTCTTATATCAAAGATGAATTAAAAAATTTTGACACCAAATGCGCCGTGATAATAGATGAAGCGCACTCTAGCACCAGCGGGTCTAATATGGAGGCTTTGATAGATACTCTTAGTTCTGAATTTAGCGCAAAGAATAAACCTAAAAATATAAGCCTTTTTGGCTTTACAGCTACACCAAAGGAAAGTACTTTACAAATATTTGGTAAAGAGATAAATGGCATGTTTGTACCTTTTCATCTATACTCTATGAAACAAGCGATAGAAGAAGGATATATACTAAATGTACTTGATAACTATACAACATATAACACTCTTTATAATATAGTATTAAAAAGCAGTGATAAAGAGGTAGAACAAAACCAAGCAAAACGCAAAATAAGAGATATAATCAGACATAATACTGATATAATAAAAAGTCGTGTAGCTGTGATAGCTGAGCATTTTGCTAGTAGTGGGTCAGCTTTGCTGGGCAGTAAAGCTAAGGCTATGGTAGTGTGTGAGGATATAGAAAGCGTGATAAGATATTATTATGCTTTTTGCGAGTATTGTAAGTCACATGGATATGATTTTAAGCCTTTAATAGCTTTTAGCGGTCAAAAAGAGATTGATGGCGCAGAGTATAGCGAAAGCGAGATAAATGGCATAAGCGAAGTATCTTTGCCTAGTGAGTTTAATAAAGATGAGCGAAGGGTGCTTTTTGTGGCGAATAAATACCAAACAGGATTTGACCAAAATAAGCTTTGTATAATGTATGTAATCAAAGCCCTTAGCGGAATAACCGCCGTTCAAACACTATCAAGGCTAAATAGAATTTGCCCAGAATTCCCACATAAAACTACTTTTGTGCTTGATTTTGTAAATAAATTTGATGATATTATGAAGAGTTTTGAGCCATATTATACGCAAACTATGCTAAAAGATGGCATTGATATGGCTGATTTACTTGATATCGACGCAAAAATAGATGGATATAATATCTTAATGCCACTTGAAGAAAAGATGGTAGCAGATGCTATTTTTAATAAAGATGATAATACTCAAAAGATGGTAAGACCATATTTCACAAAAGCAATAACACAAATAAATAATTTAGATGATAAGCATAAAATAGAGTTCAAAGGGTTGCTGACAAACTACAAAAAGATCTTTTTACATTTGAAAATCATTTTTGGTGATAATTTTAGCGATAAGCTAAATAATAGATATATTTTTATAGAAATTTTGCTCAAACAGCTTATAAATGTAAATAGAAGTAGCGAAAATATAGATATAGATATAGGCGTGATAAATGTTCAGGTATTAAAAGATGAAACTCACAAAGGAGTAAAAGTAGTGCCAGACCCAGTTATGGAGATGAGTGACTTTGGCTCAATGAAGATTGGCTCTAACAAGCTAGAGAAGCTCTCAGAAATTATAAAAAAAATCAATGATAATCTTAGTCTAAATATGGAAAAAAACTCGCAAATTCAAGCTATTATAAATATCTCTGAGCAACTACTAAATAGTACCAAGCTACAAAGCGGAGCAAAAAATAATAGTAAAAATGATTTTACAAAGCTTTATAATGATGAAATAGCTAATATTTTGACAGATAATTATAATGATATGCAATTTGGTGCATTATATGGCCAACTATTAAAAAATAAAACTTATATAAATGAAATTTTCACACCACTTATAGATAATATTTATGATATTTTAGAAAAAAGATAA
- a CDS encoding KdsC family phosphatase — protein MIEIIFLDVDGCLSDGGIYKTNCGDEFKRFDVKDGFAIQQWNRMGKISAIITGKSSQIVADRAKELEIKYCFQGVSDKLSKAKEILALEGLNLENAAAIGDDLNDIKLLKSVSISFAPNDAFEAVCPDIKLTKNGGYGAVREMIEIIIDRENLRSEWMKRWL, from the coding sequence ATGATAGAGATAATATTTTTAGATGTTGATGGATGCCTTAGCGATGGGGGGATTTATAAAACTAATTGCGGCGATGAATTTAAAAGATTTGATGTCAAAGATGGATTTGCCATACAGCAGTGGAATCGCATGGGTAAAATTTCAGCCATAATCACAGGCAAAAGCTCACAAATTGTGGCTGATAGGGCTAAAGAGCTGGAGATAAAATACTGCTTTCAAGGCGTAAGTGATAAGCTATCTAAGGCTAAAGAGATTTTAGCTTTAGAGGGGTTAAATTTAGAAAACGCCGCAGCTATAGGTGATGATTTAAATGATATTAAGCTTTTAAAAAGTGTATCTATCAGCTTTGCTCCAAATGATGCTTTTGAGGCAGTTTGCCCTGATATAAAACTTACCAAAAATGGTGGTTATGGTGCTGTTAGAGAGATGATAGAGATTATCATTGATAGAGAAAATTTGCGTAGTGAGTGGATGAAGCGTTGGCTATAA
- the lptA gene encoding lipopolysaccharide transport periplasmic protein LptA, producing MVLQIVRAFILVAMIFTMANSDQIEVSADSFYADEKAGLGELVGNVVIKKGKSDTLRANRVKIYFDKNRQPYKYEAISNAKFAILLNGKNYNGSGDLLTYDPKTQIYTLKGNAFLHEIDSDKKIFGDEIVVNQLNGVYNVKSKDKEPVKFIFQVEER from the coding sequence TTGGTTTTACAAATAGTTAGAGCTTTTATATTGGTGGCTATGATTTTTACTATGGCAAATTCAGACCAGATAGAAGTAAGTGCTGATAGCTTTTATGCCGATGAAAAAGCAGGTCTTGGGGAGCTTGTGGGAAATGTGGTTATAAAAAAGGGTAAAAGTGATACGCTAAGGGCAAATAGAGTTAAAATTTACTTTGATAAAAATCGCCAACCATACAAATATGAAGCCATTAGCAACGCTAAATTTGCTATATTATTAAATGGTAAAAATTATAATGGTAGTGGAGATTTGCTAACATATGATCCAAAAACTCAAATTTACACCCTAAAAGGCAATGCATTTTTACATGAGATTGATAGCGATAAGAAGATATTTGGCGATGAGATAGTTGTCAATCAATTAAATGGGGTTTATAATGTCAAAAGCAAGGATAAAGAGCCAGTTAAATTTATATTTCAGGTAGAAGAAAGATGA
- a CDS encoding sce7726 family protein: MVDYEYDLCEKFSYWLLKKYRSINLMASGFPFLKAKRIADLISLNGDNLIAYEIKTARDNLRRIDGQITDYLLTFDYFYLVLDKKFKKEIARFEDKRIGIILYDCGKFALIKKPLKNKPSSFCRALLLSRSSAQKLAKNKKNVFEMYNFISKNFSQKEIKKKLIEDLKEAYLECFEAFKNERDFFLLKNRFYLKELA; encoded by the coding sequence GTGGTTGATTATGAGTACGATCTTTGCGAAAAATTTTCATATTGGTTACTAAAGAAATATAGAAGTATTAATTTGATGGCTAGTGGATTTCCTTTTTTAAAGGCAAAAAGAATTGCTGATTTAATATCGTTAAATGGGGATAATTTGATTGCTTATGAAATTAAGACAGCTAGAGATAATTTGCGCAGAATTGACGGACAGATTACGGATTATTTATTAACATTTGATTATTTTTACTTGGTTTTGGATAAAAAATTTAAAAAAGAAATAGCTAGATTTGAAGATAAAAGAATAGGAATTATTTTATATGATTGCGGTAAATTTGCTTTAATAAAAAAACCATTAAAAAATAAACCAAGCTCTTTTTGTAGAGCACTTTTGCTTTCTAGGAGTAGTGCTCAAAAATTAGCAAAAAATAAAAAAAATGTGTTTGAAATGTATAATTTTATATCTAAGAATTTTTCACAAAAAGAAATTAAAAAGAAACTAATCGAAGATTTAAAAGAAGCTTATTTGGAGTGTTTTGAAGCATTTAAAAATGAAAGAGATTTTTTTCTTTTAAAAAATAGATTTTACTTAAAGGAATTAGCGTGA
- a CDS encoding beta family protein: MKYFYFPALKTRSSELRAFSKLENKNEILPILALTKSRISKNNLTGSIDKKMNELKEDFKDIHFILDVSTEENLINNEIRDFLSPNNGFKKWVEFVKKYKKDFKNLIPCIHFAPDNIDDVKKQILNLDEFETLALRLPGDENLNEYLKIIDDRKKIILILDCLDKYNELNTANDIKHFKGLIYLASSFPKTLPENEGKIKLNEQEYYIKNLSSKYCYGDYGCTYPIRYDMKARGWIPRIDIPVINNNEAVVYYKKNRIDEVTSTEEAYIKIAQKLWENEIIKKLNIVDNWGYKFFMDAAKYGTIFGKSPSFWISIRMNIYMSLTLNKMKNLVEAKSLEI, translated from the coding sequence ATGAAATATTTTTATTTTCCAGCGTTAAAAACTAGAAGTTCAGAATTGAGAGCTTTTTCAAAATTAGAAAATAAAAATGAAATTTTACCTATTTTAGCACTTACAAAGTCACGCATAAGTAAAAATAATCTTACTGGAAGTATTGATAAAAAAATGAATGAGTTAAAAGAAGATTTTAAGGATATTCATTTTATTTTAGATGTTTCCACGGAAGAAAATTTGATTAACAACGAAATTAGAGATTTTCTATCCCCAAATAATGGTTTTAAAAAATGGGTTGAATTTGTAAAAAAATATAAAAAAGATTTTAAAAATTTAATTCCTTGTATCCACTTTGCTCCTGATAATATAGATGATGTAAAAAAACAAATTTTAAATTTAGATGAATTTGAAACGCTTGCTTTAAGACTACCTGGTGATGAAAATTTAAATGAGTATTTAAAGATTATTGATGATCGCAAAAAGATTATTTTAATTTTAGACTGCTTGGATAAATATAATGAATTAAATACAGCTAATGATATAAAACATTTTAAAGGTCTAATTTATCTTGCTTCAAGCTTTCCAAAAACTTTGCCTGAGAATGAGGGAAAGATTAAGCTAAACGAGCAAGAGTATTATATTAAAAATTTATCTAGCAAATATTGTTATGGTGATTATGGCTGTACTTATCCTATAAGATACGACATGAAGGCCAGGGGTTGGATTCCTAGAATTGATATTCCAGTTATAAATAATAATGAAGCAGTAGTTTATTATAAAAAAAATAGGATAGATGAAGTGACAAGTACCGAAGAAGCATATATAAAAATCGCTCAAAAACTCTGGGAAAATGAAATTATAAAAAAACTTAATATAGTAGATAATTGGGGTTACAAATTTTTTATGGATGCTGCAAAATATGGTACTATTTTTGGGAAAAGTCCATCATTTTGGATTTCAATTAGAATGAATATTTACATGAGTTTAACATTAAACAAAATGAAAAATTTAGTAGAAGCAAAAAGCTTAGAAATTTAA
- a CDS encoding ImmA/IrrE family metallo-endopeptidase translates to MAFISSKKEKKETKIITWDMLLLDAKDKNITLTPFDIYTYVNTFDNIEVIDDDLSSEISGMIEYISDGFIITINKYHSYERRRFTLAHEFGHYCMHREYLINNKSIKDVALFRSENTKDQKEFEANDFAAKLLMPKDDFLNIIKNGKTRLGDIAEHFGVSAAAAKYRAYRLGLIKEY, encoded by the coding sequence ATGGCATTTATATCAAGTAAAAAAGAGAAAAAAGAAACAAAAATAATAACTTGGGATATGTTGCTTTTAGATGCAAAAGATAAGAACATAACATTAACACCATTTGATATTTATACTTATGTTAATACTTTTGATAATATTGAGGTTATTGATGATGATTTAAGTTCAGAAATTAGTGGTATGATTGAATATATCAGTGATGGATTTATAATTACAATAAACAAATACCATTCTTATGAACGTAGAAGATTTACATTGGCTCACGAGTTTGGGCATTATTGTATGCATAGAGAATATTTAATAAATAATAAAAGCATAAAAGATGTGGCACTATTTAGAAGTGAAAACACAAAAGACCAAAAAGAATTTGAAGCAAACGATTTTGCGGCAAAACTTTTAATGCCAAAAGATGATTTTTTGAATATTATTAAAAATGGCAAAACTAGGCTAGGAGATATCGCAGAACATTTTGGTGTTTCGGCAGCGGCGGCAAAATATAGAGCTTATAGGCTTGGTTTAATAAAGGAGTATTGA
- a CDS encoding type II toxin-antitoxin system RelE/ParE family toxin: MVITTIPRYENKMQDIFNFIAPDRKGKKFHLNLSAKIKNLLIFTYIGRIRSDKLIYKGYVITYTINNNEISILGIYQENEWNE, translated from the coding sequence ATGGTAATAACAACCATACCACGATATGAAAATAAAATGCAAGATATTTTTAATTTTATCGCACCAGATAGAAAGGGTAAAAAATTTCACTTAAATTTATCAGCAAAAATCAAAAATCTTTTAATTTTTACATATATCGGCAGAATAAGAAGCGATAAGCTTATTTATAAAGGCTATGTGATAACCTATACTATAAATAATAATGAAATAAGCATTCTTGGTATTTATCAAGAAAATGAGTGGAATGAGTAA
- a CDS encoding N-acetyltransferase yields the protein MIEYKKARLKDIKSMQNLVRPEVESGVILPRSDDEIATNIRSYTLAFDDDRLIGYSALHIHAANLAEIRSLIVDLDYRGKSVGSNIVKALLDEAKSMEITQVFTLTYRSRFFENLGFIQIPKERLPAQKIWADCIKCKHFLVCNEIALIRNL from the coding sequence ATGATAGAGTATAAAAAAGCAAGATTAAAAGATATAAAAAGTATGCAAAATTTAGTTCGCCCCGAGGTAGAAAGTGGTGTAATTTTGCCTAGGAGCGATGATGAGATAGCTACAAATATCCGCTCATACACACTTGCCTTTGACGATGATAGGCTAATTGGATATAGCGCACTTCATATACACGCTGCTAATTTGGCTGAGATTAGAAGTTTGATAGTTGATCTTGACTATAGGGGTAAGAGCGTTGGTAGCAATATAGTAAAGGCTCTTTTAGATGAGGCTAAATCTATGGAGATAACGCAAGTTTTTACTCTTACTTATAGGAGTAGGTTTTTTGAGAATTTAGGATTTATCCAAATTCCCAAAGAGAGATTACCAGCGCAAAAGATTTGGGCTGATTGCATTAAATGTAAGCACTTTCTAGTATGCAACGAAATAGCATTAATTCGCAATCTCTAA
- the yihA gene encoding ribosome biogenesis GTP-binding protein YihA/YsxC, which translates to MRIINAKFLLSAQGIDGLPEFGISEVAFLGRSNVGKSSIINALTNHNSLAKSSSTPGKTQLINCFEVIIDNEEEKIPLIFVDLPGFGYAKVSKSMHSIWQENLDRYLRQRLSIKAFIHLIDSRHAGLQKDENLGLYLSEFARADQRVLNIYTKSDKLNQSQKAQLLKIDPNAILVSSSKKTGIDKATKAIYNAVFGVK; encoded by the coding sequence ATGAGAATTATTAACGCTAAGTTTTTACTCTCAGCCCAAGGGATTGATGGATTGCCTGAATTTGGCATTAGTGAGGTGGCATTTTTAGGTCGTAGTAATGTCGGTAAAAGCTCAATTATAAATGCTTTAACCAATCATAATAGCTTAGCAAAATCTAGCTCCACTCCAGGCAAAACTCAGCTAATAAACTGCTTTGAAGTTATAATTGATAATGAAGAAGAGAAAATTCCATTGATATTTGTCGATTTACCAGGATTTGGCTATGCTAAAGTAAGCAAGAGTATGCATAGTATTTGGCAGGAGAATTTAGATAGATATCTTAGGCAAAGGCTTAGCATTAAGGCGTTTATCCATCTTATAGACTCTAGACACGCAGGACTTCAAAAAGATGAGAATTTGGGACTATATCTTAGTGAATTTGCTAGAGCTGACCAAAGAGTATTAAATATTTATACAAAATCAGATAAGCTAAATCAAAGCCAAAAAGCACAACTTTTAAAGATTGATCCAAATGCTATTTTGGTCTCTAGTAGCAAAAAAACAGGTATAGATAAAGCGACAAAAGCGATATATAATGCAGTATTTGGTGTGAAATGA
- the putP gene encoding sodium/proline symporter PutP, producing MDFTTYLAIGLYFGVLLVIGRLAYNKKSNLNEYLLDNRSLGPFITALSAGASDMSGWMLLGLPGALYLSGICNAWIAIGLSVGAWANYKYLASRLRVYTEISGDSITIPDYLENRFKDRTKVLRIISGIFILVFYTLYVSSGIIAGGKTFESFFGLNFAFGAGVTLFIVVFYTFFGGFKAVCLTDAFQGILMFLVLVLIPLVAYFSIEIPQNSSFLSLLNQYSKEANSNHLDIFAGQTFLGILGLLAWGFGYFGQPHIIVRFMAIRDAKELVLARRIGISWMVIGLVGAMASGLIGFVYFSQNGNPLSDPETVFLKLGDTLFHPFIVGVIISAVLAAIMSTISSQLLVSASSVTRDFIFAFYKHEVSPKAQVLTGRISVVLVAVIATFIGFNSSDTVLGVVGNAWAGFGASFGPVLLFSLYSRHMSALSALAGIITGGVTVLLWILFGLSSVVYELLPGFLLSSLVIWLVNRYNNMLKKMSQEPNLSVIDDEFNKMKDRQI from the coding sequence TTGGACTTTACTACATATTTAGCCATTGGATTATATTTTGGGGTGCTTTTGGTAATTGGGCGTTTAGCGTATAATAAAAAGTCAAATTTAAATGAGTACTTGCTAGATAACCGCTCCTTAGGGCCATTTATAACCGCACTTAGTGCTGGGGCTAGTGATATGAGTGGATGGATGTTGCTTGGGCTTCCTGGGGCTTTATATCTTAGTGGGATTTGTAATGCTTGGATAGCTATTGGACTTAGCGTTGGTGCGTGGGCGAATTACAAATATCTTGCTAGTAGGCTTAGAGTATATACTGAAATTTCAGGCGATAGCATTACTATTCCAGATTATTTAGAGAATAGATTTAAAGATAGAACTAAGGTTTTACGCATTATTTCTGGTATTTTTATCCTTGTATTTTATACGCTTTATGTCAGTAGTGGGATTATTGCTGGCGGCAAGACATTTGAGAGCTTTTTTGGTTTGAATTTTGCTTTTGGGGCTGGAGTTACACTTTTTATAGTTGTATTTTATACATTTTTTGGTGGATTTAAGGCAGTTTGTCTTACAGATGCGTTTCAAGGGATTTTAATGTTTTTAGTGCTTGTGCTTATCCCTTTGGTGGCCTATTTTAGTATTGAAATTCCACAAAATTCAAGCTTCTTATCCCTTTTAAATCAGTATAGCAAAGAGGCAAATTCAAACCACTTAGATATATTTGCAGGGCAGACATTTTTAGGTATTTTGGGATTGCTTGCTTGGGGATTTGGCTACTTTGGACAGCCACATATAATTGTCAGATTTATGGCTATTAGAGATGCAAAAGAGCTTGTTTTAGCCAGAAGAATTGGGATTTCGTGGATGGTAATTGGCTTGGTTGGGGCTATGGCTAGTGGTCTTATAGGTTTTGTATATTTTTCTCAAAATGGCAATCCTTTATCTGATCCAGAAACTGTGTTTTTAAAGCTTGGCGATACTCTATTTCACCCTTTTATCGTAGGAGTTATTATATCAGCTGTTCTTGCGGCTATTATGAGTACTATCTCATCGCAACTTTTAGTTAGTGCTAGTTCGGTTACTAGGGATTTTATATTTGCATTTTATAAGCACGAAGTAAGCCCTAAAGCACAAGTATTAACAGGTAGAATTTCAGTTGTATTAGTAGCGGTGATTGCTACATTTATCGGGTTTAACTCTAGTGATACGGTTCTTGGAGTGGTGGGTAATGCTTGGGCTGGATTTGGTGCGAGTTTTGGGCCAGTTTTGCTATTTAGCTTATATTCAAGGCATATGAGTGCGCTTTCTGCTTTAGCTGGTATAATCACTGGAGGCGTAACGGTGCTGCTATGGATACTTTTTGGGCTATCAAGCGTGGTTTATGAGCTATTGCCTGGATTTTTACTATCATCTCTTGTAATATGGCTGGTAAATCGCTATAATAATATGCTCAAAAAGATGTCGCAAGAGCCGAATTTATCAGTGATTGATGATGAATTTAATAAAATGAAAGATAGGCAAATTTAA
- the mrdA gene encoding penicillin-binding protein 2, translating to MRMTIVYGIIIFVWIILLTRVYYLSIKSNEYYEQIAEKNAIKTEYIAPVRGQILDRNGNPLAVNKLGFEISIRPHLRRNINTLDDEINFIISIFPDLNATKLKREYIKNDSPYSQDFVNVVNFLAYDRVLPHFARLNLRDNIEVNPVSIRHYPFGDLASHVIGYVGRANLKDIDINPISKLTNYTGRSGVERYYNEILQGVEGQRVTKVTALNKIVEEVGYTKPSSLDITLTIDLELQKYLYEAFDRPAGAVIVMDALDGSILAAASLPEYDLNKFVTGISQSDWNEMMNSPDHPFTNKLVNALYPPGSVVKMAMGMAFFESGKISPTTRLLCDPYFELGDRKFRNWKNYGSEMMTIVEALRDSCDTYFYRGAYNVGIDVIAPVLRRYGFGVKSGVDLPNEYIGIVPDMQWKKSRLNQPWYQGDTINTSIGQGSFLATPMQVARDTAIFAMGYDVTPHFLNSVDKVEQEWIGSDILTQKEKSALKYIREGMHAVANIPGGTGFRVLSPSKVIIAAKSGTAQVVGISQEDKERIKEADMEYYERSHAWMTGYAPYENPRYVVTVLVEHGASGGGAAGPILSRIFDKLADMGYIDEKYLKKRK from the coding sequence ATGAGAATGACGATTGTTTATGGGATTATCATTTTTGTTTGGATTATCTTGCTTACAAGGGTGTATTATTTAAGCATTAAATCTAATGAATATTATGAGCAAATCGCTGAAAAAAACGCTATAAAAACAGAGTATATCGCTCCAGTTAGAGGGCAAATTCTAGATAGAAATGGTAATCCACTAGCTGTTAATAAACTTGGATTTGAAATATCGATTAGACCGCACCTTAGGCGAAATATTAACACTTTAGATGATGAGATAAATTTTATTATATCGATATTCCCAGACCTAAATGCCACAAAACTCAAAAGAGAGTATATAAAAAATGACTCGCCATATTCGCAAGATTTTGTAAATGTTGTGAATTTTTTGGCTTATGATAGGGTTTTGCCGCATTTTGCTAGATTAAATTTGCGTGATAATATAGAGGTAAATCCAGTATCCATTCGCCACTATCCATTTGGGGATTTAGCTAGTCATGTAATAGGATATGTGGGTAGAGCAAATTTAAAAGATATAGATATTAATCCAATCTCAAAGCTTACAAATTACACTGGTAGGAGTGGAGTTGAGAGGTATTATAATGAGATTTTACAAGGGGTAGAGGGGCAAAGGGTTACTAAGGTAACGGCTCTAAATAAGATTGTAGAAGAGGTTGGATATACTAAGCCAAGTAGCCTTGATATTACTCTTACTATAGATTTGGAGTTGCAAAAATATCTATATGAGGCCTTTGATAGACCAGCTGGAGCGGTGATCGTGATGGATGCTTTAGATGGATCTATTTTGGCTGCGGCTAGCCTTCCTGAGTATGATTTAAATAAATTTGTAACAGGAATTAGCCAAAGCGATTGGAATGAGATGATGAATAGTCCAGACCATCCATTTACAAATAAGCTTGTAAATGCTCTTTATCCGCCTGGAAGTGTTGTCAAAATGGCTATGGGTATGGCGTTTTTTGAAAGTGGGAAAATCTCTCCTACTACAAGATTGCTTTGTGATCCATATTTTGAGCTAGGTGATAGGAAATTTAGAAATTGGAAAAATTATGGCTCTGAGATGATGACTATAGTAGAGGCTTTGCGTGATAGTTGTGATACATATTTTTATCGTGGTGCTTATAATGTAGGCATAGATGTTATAGCGCCAGTGTTAAGAAGGTATGGTTTTGGGGTAAAATCTGGTGTGGATTTGCCAAATGAGTATATAGGTATAGTCCCAGATATGCAATGGAAAAAGAGTAGATTAAATCAGCCATGGTATCAAGGCGATACTATAAATACTAGCATAGGTCAAGGTAGCTTTTTAGCCACACCAATGCAAGTAGCTAGGGATACGGCGATATTTGCTATGGGATATGATGTAACTCCGCATTTTCTTAATAGTGTTGATAAGGTAGAGCAAGAGTGGATAGGTAGTGATATTTTAACACAGAAGGAAAAATCAGCCCTAAAATATATAAGAGAAGGAATGCACGCAGTAGCTAATATCCCAGGTGGGACTGGCTTTAGAGTATTAAGCCCTTCTAAGGTTATTATCGCAGCTAAATCAGGAACGGCTCAAGTAGTGGGGATTAGCCAAGAGGATAAAGAGCGGATTAAAGAAGCTGATATGGAGTATTATGAACGCTCACACGCATGGATGACAGGATATGCTCCATATGAAAATCCTAGATATGTCGTAACTGTATTAGTAGAGCATGGTGCAAGTGGTGGTGGAGCAGCAGGGCCGATACTATCTAGAATTTTTGATAAGCTTGCTGATATGGGCTATATAGATGAAAAATATCTAAAAAAACGAAAATAA